In one Dermacentor variabilis isolate Ectoservices chromosome 4, ASM5094787v1, whole genome shotgun sequence genomic region, the following are encoded:
- the LOC142579643 gene encoding elongation factor 1-alpha 2 — protein sequence MGKEKTHINIVVIGHVDSGKSTTTGHLIYKCGGIDKRTIEKFEKEAQEMGKGSFKYAWVLDKLKAERERGITIDITLWKFETPKYYVTVIDAPGHRDFIKNMITGTSQADCAVLIVAAGTGEFEAGISKNGQTREHALLAYTLGVKQMIVGVNKMDTTEPPFSQSRFEEIQKEVSAYIKKIGYNPATVPFVPISGWNGDNMLEPSQNMPWYKGWSIERKSGKSEGKTLLQALDAMEPPTRPTDKPLRLPLQDVYKIGGIGTVPVGRVETGVLKPGMVVTFAPANLTTEVKSVEMHHEALVEAVPGDNVGFNVKNVSVKELRRGYVCGDSKDTPPKSTEEFTAQVIVLNHPGQIANGYTPVLDCHTAHIACKFREIKEKCDRRSGKKLEDNPKFIKSGDAAIIDLVPSKPMCVETFTDFPPLGRFAVRDMRQTVAVGVIKSVKPKEASGGKVTKAAEKAQKKK from the exons ATGGGAAAGGAAAAGACCCACATTAACATCGTCGTCATTGGCCACGTCGATTCCGGAAAGTCTACGACTACCGGACACTTGATCTACAAATGCGGTGGCATCGACAAGCGTACCATTGAGAAGTTCGAGAAGGAAGCCCAGGAG ATGGGCAAGGGTTCCTTCAAGTATGCGTGGGTGTTGGACAAGCTGAAGGCCGAGCGTGAGCGTGGTATCACCATTGATATCACCCTCTGGAAGTTCGAGACGCCGAAGTACTACGTGACTGTCATTGATGCCCCCGGACATCGTGATTTCATCAAAAACATGATCACTGGAACGTCGCAG GCTGACTGTGCTGTGCTGATTGTGGCTGCCGGTACCGGCGAGTTCGAGGCTGGTATCTCCAAGAACGGCCAGACCCGAGAGCACGCCCTGCTGGCTTACACCCTTGGCGTGAAGCAGATGATTGTCGGCGTGAACAAGATGGATACCACCGAGCCTCCCTTCTCTCAGAGCCGTTTCGAGGAAATCCAGAAGGAAGTGTCTGCCTACATCAAGAAGATTGGCTACAACCCTGCTACTGTTCCGTTTGTGCCAATCTCTGGCTGGAACGGCGACAACATGCTCGAGCCTAGCCAGAACATGCCCTGGTACAAGGGGTGGTCTATTGAGCGCAAGTCTGGCAAGTCTGAGGGCAAGACCCTTCTTCAGGCTCTCGACGCGATGGAGCCCCCGACCCGGCCCACGGACAAGCCCCTCCGACTCCCCCTGCAGGACGTCTACAAGATTGGTGGCATTGGCACGGTGCCCGTCGGCCGTGTGGAGACCGGCGTTCTCAAGCCCGGCATGGTCGTCACCTTTGCCCCTGCCAACCTGACCACTGAGGTCAAGTCCGTGGAGATGCACCACGAGGCCCTCGTGGAAGCCGTGCCCGGTGACAACGTCGGCTTCAACGTGAAGAACGTGTCAGTGAAAGAGCTGCGCCGAGGCTATGTGTGCGGAGACTCAAAGGACACCCCGCCCAAGTCCACGGAGGAGTTCACCGCCCAGGTTATTGTGCTGAACCATCCCGGCCAGATCGCCAACGGCTACACGCCTGTGTTGGACTGCCACACAGCTCACATTGCCTGCAAGTTCAGGGAGATCAAGGAAAAGTGCGACCGTCGTTCTGGCAAGAAGCTGGAAG AcaaccccaagttcatcaagtcAGGCGATGCTGCCATCATCGACCTGGTGCCTTCCAAGCCCATGTGCGTGGAGACCTTCACAGACTTCCCACCCCTGGGTCGCTTTGCTGTCCGTGACATGAGGCAAACGGTTGCTGTCGGAGTCATCAAGTCTGTCAAACCTAAGGAGGCATCGGGTGGCAAGGTCACCAAGGCTGCTGAGAAGGCCCAGAAGAAGAAATAA